The following are from one region of the Lacinutrix sp. Bg11-31 genome:
- a CDS encoding DEAD/DEAH box helicase, whose product MSTFQELGLNEDLLKGITDLGFETPSEVQEKAIPILLNEETDLVALAQTGTGKTAAFGFPMLQKIDIDSRTTQGLILSPTRELCLQIANEMKAYGKYCKGLNVVAIYGGSSITDQAREVKRGAQVIVATPGRMKDMIKRRLVDITKIQYAVLDEADEMLNMGFKEDITDILSGTPDEKNTWLFSATMPREVATIAKKFMNEPQEITVGHKNQSTDTVSHEYYMVNARDRYQALKRLADANPEIFSVIFCRTKRDTQKVAENLIEDGYSAGALHGDLSQNQRDIVMKQFRSRQIQMLVATDVAARGIDVDDITHVINYQLSDEIETYTHRSGRTGRAGKTGVSMVIVSKSEVRRLKSIERIINKKFELKEIPNGMAICEVQLMSLANKIHNTEINHEIDKYLEDINALFEETSKEELIKKFFSVEFTRFFNYYQKSKNLNVAAGDSGRDSGRESSGSAARYFINVGEKDGFDWMKLKDFLKEVLDLGRDDVFKVDCKDTFSFFNTEKEHQEKVLAFFTDYKHEGRFVNVEITEDKPSRGGRGRGGSGGSGGGGRRREGGSGGDRRRSGGGDRRSSGGGDRRRSEGSGDRRRGSDDSPARSRRSDGGDRDKGEFKTTHSRSGRSRRKD is encoded by the coding sequence ATGAGCACATTCCAAGAATTAGGTCTAAACGAAGATCTTTTAAAAGGTATTACAGATTTAGGTTTCGAAACACCATCTGAAGTACAAGAAAAAGCAATCCCAATATTATTAAACGAAGAAACAGATTTAGTAGCCTTAGCGCAAACTGGAACTGGAAAAACAGCTGCATTTGGTTTTCCAATGTTGCAAAAAATTGATATTGATAGTCGTACAACACAAGGTTTAATACTATCTCCTACTCGTGAACTTTGTTTGCAAATTGCAAACGAAATGAAAGCTTACGGTAAATATTGCAAAGGTTTAAACGTGGTTGCCATATATGGTGGATCAAGCATTACAGACCAAGCAAGAGAAGTAAAGCGTGGCGCACAAGTAATTGTAGCTACTCCTGGTCGTATGAAAGATATGATTAAGCGTAGATTAGTTGATATTACTAAAATCCAATATGCGGTTTTAGATGAAGCTGATGAGATGTTAAACATGGGTTTCAAGGAAGATATTACAGATATCCTTTCTGGAACACCAGACGAGAAAAACACATGGTTATTTTCTGCAACTATGCCAAGAGAAGTGGCAACTATTGCAAAAAAATTCATGAATGAGCCTCAGGAAATTACTGTAGGTCATAAAAACCAGAGTACAGATACAGTATCGCACGAATACTATATGGTAAACGCTCGCGATCGTTACCAAGCTTTAAAACGTTTAGCAGATGCTAATCCAGAGATATTTTCAGTAATATTTTGTAGAACAAAACGTGATACACAAAAAGTAGCAGAAAACTTAATTGAAGATGGTTACAGTGCAGGAGCTTTACATGGTGATTTATCTCAAAATCAACGTGATATTGTGATGAAGCAATTTAGATCGCGTCAAATACAAATGCTTGTTGCAACAGATGTTGCTGCACGTGGTATTGATGTAGACGATATTACTCACGTAATTAATTATCAATTAAGTGATGAAATAGAAACCTACACACACCGTTCTGGTAGAACTGGTCGTGCTGGAAAAACTGGTGTTTCTATGGTTATTGTTTCTAAAAGTGAAGTACGTAGATTAAAAAGTATCGAACGTATTATTAATAAGAAATTTGAATTAAAAGAAATTCCTAACGGAATGGCTATTTGCGAAGTACAATTAATGTCTTTAGCAAATAAAATACACAATACAGAAATCAATCATGAGATTGATAAATACTTAGAAGATATTAATGCACTGTTTGAAGAGACTTCAAAAGAAGAGCTTATTAAAAAATTCTTCTCTGTAGAATTTACACGTTTCTTTAATTATTACCAAAAATCGAAAAACTTAAACGTTGCAGCTGGAGATTCTGGTCGCGATAGTGGTCGTGAATCTAGCGGAAGCGCAGCACGTTACTTTATAAACGTTGGTGAGAAAGATGGTTTCGATTGGATGAAATTAAAAGATTTCTTAAAAGAAGTGTTAGACTTAGGTCGTGACGATGTCTTTAAAGTAGATTGTAAAGACACGTTCTCTTTCTTTAACACAGAAAAAGAACACCAAGAGAAAGTATTAGCTTTCTTTACAGATTATAAGCATGAAGGTCGTTTTGTAAACGTTGAAATCACTGAAGATAAACCAAGTCGCGGTGGACGTGGACGTGGAGGATCTGGTGGATCTGGTGGAGGCGGAAGACGTCGTGAAGGTGGATCTGGTGGAGACAGAAGAAGATCTGGCGGTGGAGACAGACGCTCAAGTGGTGGTGGAGACAGAAGACGCAGCGAAGGTTCTGGAGACAGAAGACGTGGAAGCGACGACTCTCCAGCTCGTTCTAGAAGAAGTGATGGTGGAGATAGAGATAAAGGCGAATTTAAAACTACGCACTCAAGATCTGGACGTTCTAGAAGAAAAGATTAA
- a CDS encoding ATP-binding protein has protein sequence MRIIGRVEERKTMQAMQKDDKAHLLAVIGRRRVGKTFLIREVYKNEKVFEMTGLKDANLHDQLTNFSLQMNLYFPNKEIYKKPESWLMAFSELSQVIAAIKTKQKPVVFLDELPWIASKRSGFMEALAHWWNNWASQQNIIVVVCGSAASWMLQHVVNAKGGLHNRITKLISLMPFTLQETEAFLKEKNINLSHYQIIQLYLSLGGIPHYLDQVEKGKSAAQNINDLCFKKDGFLTTEFENLYPALFDNAGSHIKIVKALASKASGLNRQTILKLTKLSDGGYFTNILSELEASGFISTFEPLEKSKKDTLFRLTDEYSLFYLSFMVGRNKLNKSDWLRVSETQQYKIWCGYAFENLCIKHIDSIKSALGILGVETNVNSFLHRKDNNYGKGFQIDMLIDRKDNIINICEMKFYADEFSISKDYAQKLRTKREGLKAVTKSKKMVHITFVTAYGVLDNAHKMDLVENDFITSIFFE, from the coding sequence ATGAGAATTATTGGTAGAGTAGAAGAGCGTAAAACCATGCAAGCCATGCAAAAGGATGATAAAGCACATTTGTTAGCTGTTATTGGTCGTCGTCGTGTTGGTAAAACCTTTTTAATACGCGAAGTTTATAAAAATGAAAAGGTCTTTGAAATGACAGGTTTAAAGGATGCAAATCTACACGACCAGTTAACAAACTTTTCATTACAGATGAATCTCTATTTTCCCAATAAGGAAATCTATAAAAAACCAGAAAGTTGGCTTATGGCTTTTAGTGAGTTAAGTCAGGTTATTGCAGCTATTAAAACAAAACAGAAACCGGTTGTTTTTTTAGACGAATTACCATGGATTGCTAGTAAGCGCTCTGGTTTTATGGAGGCCTTAGCACATTGGTGGAACAATTGGGCATCACAACAAAATATAATTGTGGTTGTTTGTGGTTCTGCAGCTTCGTGGATGCTTCAGCATGTAGTGAATGCTAAAGGCGGTTTGCATAATCGTATTACCAAACTTATTAGTTTAATGCCTTTTACGTTGCAGGAGACTGAGGCCTTTCTGAAGGAAAAAAATATAAATTTAAGTCATTATCAAATTATTCAACTGTATTTATCTTTAGGTGGTATTCCGCATTATTTAGATCAGGTAGAAAAAGGAAAAAGTGCAGCGCAAAACATTAACGATCTCTGTTTTAAAAAAGATGGTTTCTTAACTACCGAATTCGAAAACCTTTATCCTGCATTATTCGATAATGCTGGAAGCCATATAAAAATTGTAAAAGCTTTGGCTAGTAAAGCTAGCGGATTAAATAGACAAACCATTTTAAAACTCACTAAATTATCTGATGGTGGTTACTTTACCAATATTTTAAGCGAGTTGGAAGCTTCTGGCTTTATATCTACGTTCGAGCCTTTAGAGAAAAGTAAAAAGGATACGTTGTTTCGTTTAACCGATGAGTACTCTTTATTTTATCTCAGTTTTATGGTAGGACGCAATAAGCTTAATAAAAGCGATTGGTTACGCGTAAGCGAAACGCAACAGTATAAAATATGGTGTGGTTATGCGTTCGAAAACTTGTGTATTAAACATATAGATAGTATTAAAAGCGCCTTAGGTATTTTAGGTGTAGAAACGAACGTTAATAGCTTTTTGCATAGAAAGGATAATAACTACGGAAAAGGCTTCCAAATAGATATGCTTATCGATAGAAAAGATAATATTATAAACATTTGTGAGATGAAATTTTATGCAGACGAATTTAGTATTAGTAAAGATTATGCTCAAAAACTACGTACCAAACGTGAAGGTTTAAAAGCGGTTACAAAATCTAAAAAGATGGTGCATATTACGTTTGTAACGGCTTATGGTGTTTTAGATAATGCGCATAAAATGGACTTGGTGGAGAACGATTTTATTACTTCAATCTTTTTTGAATAG
- a CDS encoding non-canonical purine NTP diphosphatase, with amino-acid sequence MQLVFATNNLNKLKEVQSLIPSSIKLLSLKDIGCFEDVPETQNTIKGNAVQKAEYIKEHYGYNCFADDTGLEVEALNNEPGVFSARYAGPKRDANDNMDLLLKNLKEKPNRKAQFKTVVSLNLNGELKTFTGICKGEITLDKKGDQGFGYDPIFMPNGYTETFAEIDLKLKNKIGHRGKAVTKLVQFLSTL; translated from the coding sequence ATGCAACTAGTCTTCGCTACAAACAACCTCAACAAACTAAAGGAAGTACAATCTTTAATCCCATCTTCTATAAAACTATTAAGTTTAAAAGATATTGGTTGCTTTGAAGATGTTCCAGAAACTCAAAATACTATTAAAGGTAATGCCGTCCAAAAAGCCGAATACATAAAAGAGCATTACGGTTACAATTGTTTTGCAGACGATACAGGACTTGAAGTTGAAGCTCTAAATAATGAACCTGGAGTATTTAGTGCGCGATATGCAGGACCAAAACGCGATGCTAACGACAATATGGATTTGCTTCTAAAAAACTTAAAAGAGAAACCAAACCGAAAGGCCCAATTTAAAACCGTTGTATCTCTAAACTTAAATGGTGAGTTAAAAACGTTTACTGGTATTTGTAAAGGTGAAATTACCTTAGATAAAAAAGGAGACCAAGGTTTTGGCTACGATCCTATTTTTATGCCAAATGGTTATACTGAAACCTTTGCTGAAATAGATTTAAAACTGAAGAATAAAATTGGACATCGTGGGAAAGCGGTTACTAAACTTGTTCAATTTCTGAGTACTTTATAA
- a CDS encoding lipocalin family protein: MKKCISLLCIVLFMSCNDAEHSKNIIGEWECVSWINEATGTDNCNNNVTFNFKEDKSYTSKIQSDKTEGSYKITNGLLYCTPTSKMEIAVEINKLTKDTLAFTMSRSGNKEVMTLVKQ, encoded by the coding sequence ATGAAAAAATGTATTAGCCTATTATGTATTGTATTATTTATGTCTTGTAACGATGCAGAACACTCAAAAAATATAATTGGTGAGTGGGAATGTGTAAGCTGGATTAATGAAGCAACAGGAACAGATAATTGCAATAATAATGTAACCTTCAATTTTAAAGAAGATAAAAGCTATACTTCTAAAATCCAGTCTGATAAAACAGAAGGAAGTTATAAAATTACTAACGGTTTATTATACTGCACACCAACTAGTAAAATGGAAATTGCGGTAGAAATTAATAAATTGACTAAAGATACTTTAGCTTTTACAATGAGTCGCTCTGGAAACAAGGAAGTTATGACTTTGGTTAAACAGTAA
- the rlmH gene encoding 23S rRNA (pseudouridine(1915)-N(3))-methyltransferase RlmH, whose protein sequence is MTIKLIAIGKTDNKQLQALIDEYQKRLGFYIKFNLEIIPDIKNSKNLSEAQQKQKEGDLILNKLSATDVLILLDENGKQHDSVGFSNYLQKHMNSGIKQLVFVIGGPYGFSEDVYNKAKGKISLSKMTFSHQMVRLFIIEQLYRGFTILRNEPYHHR, encoded by the coding sequence ATGACCATTAAACTCATTGCCATTGGCAAAACAGACAACAAGCAGCTTCAAGCGTTAATAGACGAGTACCAAAAGCGTTTAGGCTTTTATATTAAGTTTAATTTAGAAATTATACCTGATATAAAAAACTCTAAAAACTTAAGCGAAGCACAACAGAAACAAAAAGAAGGCGATCTTATTTTAAACAAATTAAGTGCTACTGATGTTTTAATTCTGTTAGATGAAAATGGTAAACAGCACGATAGTGTAGGTTTTTCTAATTACCTCCAAAAGCATATGAATTCTGGAATAAAACAGCTTGTATTTGTTATTGGTGGACCTTATGGGTTCTCTGAAGATGTTTACAATAAAGCTAAAGGAAAAATTTCACTCTCAAAAATGACTTTTTCTCACCAAATGGTTCGCTTATTTATTATCGAGCAATTGTATAGAGGTTTTACTATTTTAAGGAATGAACCTTACCATCATAGATAA
- the nadC gene encoding carboxylating nicotinate-nucleotide diphosphorylase: protein MISQEQFNKEIELIIANAIREDVGDGDHSSLSCIPATAQGKAKLLVKDNGIIAGVEFAKQVFAYVDPKMKVETLIEDGSKVNYGDIVFYVKGASQSILKAERLVLNAMQRMSAIATKTKMFVDLLDGTGTKILDTRKTTPGIRALEKWAVKIGGGENHRFALYDMIMLKDNHIDFAGGITKAIEKTQQYLKDTNRDLKIIVEARDLNEIEEILKTDGVYRILIDNFNYEDTRTAVKLIGDKCLTESSGGINEKTIRDYALCGVDYISSGALTHSVYNLDLSLKAVD from the coding sequence ATGATTTCTCAAGAACAATTTAATAAAGAAATAGAATTAATAATTGCAAATGCCATTCGTGAAGACGTAGGAGATGGAGACCATAGTTCGCTATCGTGTATTCCTGCAACAGCACAAGGCAAAGCAAAGCTTTTAGTTAAAGACAATGGTATAATTGCAGGTGTAGAATTTGCAAAACAAGTATTTGCTTATGTCGATCCTAAAATGAAAGTAGAAACGCTTATAGAGGATGGTAGTAAAGTAAATTATGGTGACATTGTTTTTTATGTAAAAGGTGCTTCTCAATCTATTTTAAAAGCAGAAAGACTTGTGCTTAACGCTATGCAGCGCATGAGTGCGATTGCGACTAAAACTAAAATGTTTGTAGATTTACTAGATGGTACTGGAACAAAAATTCTAGACACACGTAAAACAACTCCAGGAATTCGCGCATTAGAGAAATGGGCTGTAAAAATTGGAGGAGGAGAGAACCACAGATTCGCTTTGTACGATATGATTATGCTTAAAGATAACCACATTGATTTTGCAGGCGGAATTACTAAAGCCATAGAAAAAACACAGCAGTATTTAAAAGATACCAATCGCGATTTAAAAATTATAGTAGAAGCTAGAGATTTAAACGAAATTGAAGAAATCTTGAAAACCGACGGTGTTTATAGAATTTTAATAGATAACTTTAATTACGAAGACACTAGAACTGCAGTAAAGCTTATTGGAGACAAATGCTTAACCGAAAGTTCTGGAGGTATAAACGAAAAAACGATTAGAGATTATGCTCTTTGTGGAGTAGATTATATTTCGTCTGGAGCGTTAACACATTCCGTTTATAATTTAGATTTAAGCTTAAAAGCCGTAGATTAA